ATGCGAAATACATGAAGATAATGATTCTACTATTCCCGCTGCCGTACTTGCCCATGCCAGTGCTGTACGAGCCTCAATATTGTTTCCATTCTCAACAGCCTTTGGAAGATTCTCTGTAATAAGACTTATAGATTGAAGTGCTAAAACATCGCTGGCAGGTTGGTTGACAACAGCAAGGTATCCTTCAACCGAATGGAAAAATGCATCCATCCCTTGATACGCAGTAAACTTTGGCGGAATTGATACCATTAATTCAGGGTCAACTATTGAAAGTGTTGGATATGTATATTTGCACCCAAAACCAATCTTTTCATTTGTCTCTGTCTTCGTCACAACGGCCCATGGATCAGATTCTGTACCTGTACCTGCAGTTGTCGGTATAGCAACTATAGGCAATGCCCCGTTTTTCACTTCCATACCTTTTCCGCTTCCGCCGGATACATAGTCCCAATAGTCACCAGGATTCTTAGCCATGACAGCTATAGCTTTTGATGAGTCTATGGTGCTGCCACCACCTAATCCTATGACAAAATCACATTCATTCTCCTTTGCCAATTTTGCACCTTCTGCAACATGATCGGCTATAGGATTTGGCAATATCTTATCATACACTACATAATCAACATTGTTTTGTTTCAAATAACTTGCTACTCTATCTAAATACCCATGCTTTCTCATGGAATTTCCGCTTCCAATCACCAGGAGAGCTTTCTTCCCAGGCAATCGGACTGTAGCTAACTTTTCAAGAGTACCAGGACCAAAAATAATTTCTGTCGGCATAAAGTATGTAAAATTAGATTTCATATAAAAACCCCCTTAATTGGCATTTATTATAATTTTCACTACCTATAATTTATTATGATATTACAAAAAGTAAAAGTCAATAAAGAGACAATATTAATTAGTTAAAAATATTAATAAACTTTAATTTTTACTCATAGTGTAAAGCTTCAATTGGCTTTAGTCCTGCTGCCTTGTTGGCAGGATACATTCCAAAGAACAGCCCTATTAAGAGGGAAAACGAAAATGATATTATTATCGTGTTTATTGATGGGTTTACTGTCATGTTCATGAAGTGACCCATCAGGTACGATGCTATAAACCCAAAAATCACTCCTACTATTCCTCCGGCTCCGCTTATCGTCAGTGATTCTATCATAAACTGCAGCAGTATGTCTTTTTTCTTTGCTCCTAATGCCTTTCTTATGCCTATCTCTCTCGTCCTTTCTGTTACTGATACCAGCATTATGTTCATTATGCCTATGCCACCAACTATTAAAGCTATGCCTGCTATTCCTCCCAGCATCATTGATAGGGTGTTGCTAACGCTATTTACTGTTGATAGTAGGTCTGATTGATTCATTATTCTATATGCGTTTGTGTCTCCTTTGAATATGGTGTTAAGCATGTTTTCTACGTGATACTGTGCTATGTTTACATACTGTTCTTCAGTTGCACTTAGGTATATCTGCGTTATTCCTCTGTTTCTCTGAAATACGAACATTGTCTTTATTGGTATGAATATTGAGTCGTCGTACGAGTTTGATATTGACGAACCGCCTGATGCTAATACTCCTACTACTGTAAAATTGTTTCCGTCCAGCTGGATTGTCTTGCCCAGTGGGTCTGTGAATCCAAATAGATCACTGGCTACATTGCTTCCTATTACGGCTACTTTCTGTCTCGTGTCGTTGTCTATTGATAGTATGAATCTTCCTTCTGCAAGTTTTAGATTTCTCAGTGATATGTAGTTTTCGTTTACTCCGTTTATGCTTTCTTCATATGATTGGTTTCCGTACTTGGCATATGCGTTTGCGCTCATTATGGGTGATATTTTCGATATATACGGCGAGTCTCCTATTGACATGGCTTGGTTATAGGACAGGGATGTGTCCATGCCCCTGCCCATTATTGATACCATTATCAGGTTTGATCCCATGTTTTTTATCTGGGATGTTACTCCTTCTGTTGCTCCTTGTCCTAAGCTTACTAGTCCTATTACTGACATTACGCCTATTACTATTCCCAGCATTGTCAGAAATGATCTTAGTTTGTTGTCTATTATGCTTTTTAAGGACATTTTTATTGCTTGCATTAATGCCATTTTACACACTTCCTTTTATTCATATATTTTGCCGTCCATGATTTTTACAGTTCTCTTTGCTTGATTTGCTACGTTTATGTCGTGTGTTATTAGTATTATGGTGTTTCCTCTTTCGTTTAGTTCTTTTATTATTTTCATGACTTCTTTCCCGCTTTGAGAATCCAGGTTTCCTGTTGGTTCGTCTGCTAATATTAGGTGTGGATTGTTGGCTAAGGCTCTTGCTATTGCTACTCTCTGCTGCTGTCCTCCTGATAGCTCTGTAGGTCTATGGTGTATTCTTTTTTCCAGACCTACCATTGTCAATAACTCTACTGCTCTATTGTATCTTTCTTTTGCTGGTATGCCTTTATATATCATGGGAAGTTCTACATTTTCTAGTGCTGACAGTTTTTGAAGCAGGTTGAAGCTTTGGAATATGAACCCTATTTCGTTGGACCTTAATTCGGCTAGTTTGTTTTCATTAAGCTTCCTCGTGTCGTTTCCGTTTAGATAGTATTCTCCTTCTGTCATGACATCGAGGCACCCTATTATGTTCATCAGTGTTGATTTTCCTGAGCCTGATGGTCCAACAATTGATACAAATTCTCCTTCATCGACGGTTAAGTTTATGTTGTCAAGGGCTTTTACTATGTTGTCTCCCATCTTGTATATTTTTGAAAGGTTTTTTATTGTGATCACGTTTCTATTTTCTTTTCTATTCTCTGCCATGGCGTATAACCTCCTTATAGCTCACTTCATTGGAGGCATCCCGCCGCCGCCAATGGCTCCAAAGCCGCTCCTTTGATTATTTCTACTATTTGTACTTGTACTGTTGGATGTACCACTGCTGGATATTAAGACTTTGTCCCCTTCGCTTAATCCGCTTAAAATCTCTATATATTTGTCATTATAAATTCCAGTTGTAACTTGTTTTATATTTTTTGTCTTACTGTCGCTATTCTTTGAACTATTTTCATCATATAAGACTACATATTTACTATTTCCATTTGTTTGGACTGCTTCAATAGGAAGCATCAGTGTGTTATTTTTCTCCGATACGATAATTGATACGTTCATAGTCTGACCAAGTTTAAGTTTATCTGTATACGGCAGTGATACAGTTACATCATACGATGCTACATTGTTTTGTATTGTCGGTACTGATGATATTTCTATCACAGTTCCTTCAAATGTCTCTCCTTGTAAATCATCTGTCGTAAGCGTTGCTTTCTGCCCTATTTTTATCTTGCTTATATCTGTTTCATCTATAGGCACATCTACCGAATAGCTGTTATTATTTACTATAATCGCTGTCTCTGACTGATCGTAAACTGACGAAAGATTGCTGACAGATGTACTGCTGCCGCTACTTGAGCTGGAACTGCTGCTGGAACTTATACTGCTAGTTGAAGTATTAGAAGAACTAGAGCCTGAAAGTTCATCTCCTTCATTTATATTCTGTGATATAATAGTACCATCAATTGGCGCATAAATACTCAAATCGCTTATCTGACTTTGAATATTATTATAGCTGTTTTGAGCTTGTTGCAAATTTAACTGATCTTTTTTAATTGTGGTGTCATCAACTGTTGTAGTTAATGTAGCAATCAATGTCCCCGCGCTTATCTTCTGACCTTCTTTCACATTTATACTAGCAACTGTACCTTGTATTTGTGATGTAATGGTATTAGTATCCTTAACACTAAGTGTGCCATTCTCTATGGCTCTCATATCACCGCTGTTTGTATGTACTGTCACCTGTGCAGTCGTGCCGTCAGTCAACGCACCAGGATTTGACAAGCTTACTGTAACATAATAATACGATGCTCCATTTACAGGTACGGCCTCCGTTGATACATCCGTCACAGTCCCTTTTACCGTTACATAAGAACTATACAAATACACGTCGGCACTTTGCCCTGTCTTTATGTTTTTTATCTGAGAACCATTGAATGGTACTTTGACAGTAGCTGTTGAATAATCAATTACTGTAGCTATTGTTGCGCCTGAACTTACATCTTGCCCTACTTTGACGCTTATACTATCTACAATACCTGAATACTGAGATACTATTTTCTGCTTTGATATGGTATCATTGTACGATTTCATATCGTTATCAAGCTGTTGCTGCGCAAGCTCTACATTTATCAATGCATCTTTAAGCTGTGTATTTAAATTATCATCTTCAATTTGATACAATAGCTCACCAGCCTTTACCTTATCTCCTACTTTATGATAAACCTTCTTAACTGTGCCACTTCCTTTAAGAGTTATTACTCTTTTATCTGTATCAAGATTTCCAGTTCCATCAACAGTCATGGATATATTACCTTTTGTCACTTCCACATATGGAGTTCTTGATACTGTCGGTGTAGACCTTTTTCTTATAAAATAATAAGTTGTACCTGCAATAATAATTAAAATTACGATGATGGCTATGTATTTTCTTTTCATTCCAATAACCTTCCTTTCATCTAAAATATATATAATATTGATTTTATATTAATTATATATAATAATTTTATCAAATAATTGAACAATTTGTTAATTTTATGTGGCAAAAATAAATCAAAATTTGTACTTGATAAAAATTTATTTTCATGCTATATTATATAAGTGTAGCGCTGGCATAGCTCAGTCGGTAGAGCAGTTGATTCGTAATCAACAGGTCAAGGGTTCAAGTCCCTTTGCCAGCTCTGGATTTCAGGATTTCAAAATAAAAAAAGTGCTTAAAAAGTGCTTAAAAATAAGAGTGTAAAAGGTACTAATGCAAAAATAAGGGGTATCCATTAAAAGACGAATACCCCTTTTATTTCTGTTCCTTAACTGATATGCTTAAAACAATATATCTTTTAATTTTTTGGTTGCTTCTTCTTGCATATCTGGCAATACGTGTGAATAAATATCTAATGTTATTCCAATGTTAGAATGTCCTAATCTTTCACTTACTATTTTAGGATTTACATTTTTAGCAAATAAGAAAGTTGCACATGTATGCCTTAGATCATAAAGTCGTATATCTGGCAATCCCGCTTCCTTTAAAAGTGGTTTAAAATATCTGTGATTGATATTTGTAAGGTCAAGCGGTTTCCCTGTATCTGTTGCAAATACTAATCCATAATCAATGTATACTTGTGGATCATTTAATTTTTCTTCCCATTCTTCAGGTTTAAATTTATTTTTGTCTTTTTCATAATTTAAAGTTTCTTTTGCCATAAGCTTTTCTTTTAACTGGTTTTTCCTATATTCTTTAAGGTCTTTCATAATTTCAGGCGGTAATGGGATCGTTCTTCTACCGTGTTTTGTCTTTGGTTCTTTTAATTCCCATATCTTTCCTACTCGGGATAATGTACTTTGGAGTATAATCTTATTATTTTCCCAATCTATGTCTCCCCATCTAAGCCCTAATGCTTCACTTGGTCGCATACCAGTTATAAGCAATAATTCAAATAGCACTCCAAAGCGATTATAAACACATGCTTCCAAAAACTTTTTAGCTTGTTCTTGTGTCAATACTTTCATTTCTTTTTGTGTACGCTTTGGCAAAGTTAATCCATCGCATGGATTGCGGTTTAACATTTGCCATTTAATCGCTTGATCTAGAGCCTGTCTCAAAACCGTATGGGCATAAATTACTATACGTGATCCTAACCCATTTTCGGTCATTTTATTGTACATGTCTTGAATAATCATAGGTGTTAATTTTGATATTGGATAATCTCCAATATAGGGCTTGATGTATATCCTTATTACTTTTTGATAACTGTCATACGTTTTTAAAGCTATTGAAGGCTTTTTTATCTCAATCCATTTATCAAGATAATCTTTAAGTAATATTTTATTTTCCTTTATAAATTCTCCAGTGTCTAACTCTCTCAATTTTTGCGTTAAATATTTTTGCGCATCTCCTTTTTTCCCATGTATAGTCTTATTATGGTATTGTGGTACTCCTTTGTCATTTACACCTATGCAAACCCTAACCAAATAAGTACCATTTCCCTTATCAATTATTTGACCTCTTTTCCCTTTTTGTCTTGCCATAATAAAATCCTCCTCCTAATTAAAAACATTTTTACAAATCGTAAAAGGAAGATAAATCCTTCGTAAAACTAAAATTAATATATTCTTAAATCAATCATTGCAAATTCAGCAATTCCAATAACATTTTCTTTTTGTACTTCAGAACTCATAAAATATAATGATGAATGCTCTGAACTATAGCTTGCTGATTCGAGAATTGCCTTTTTTTCTTTATAATAGTAATATCTCAATAAAGGTTTATCTTTATCAATATACAAAATAAGTTGACCATTTTTGACTTCACTTGATTTTTTGAAAAGTACTAAACTGTCTTGCTTTATAATTTTATTTATACTGTCATCAGTTACATGATAATA
The nucleotide sequence above comes from Thermoanaerobacterium sp. CMT5567-10. Encoded proteins:
- a CDS encoding iron-containing alcohol dehydrogenase; this encodes MKSNFTYFMPTEIIFGPGTLEKLATVRLPGKKALLVIGSGNSMRKHGYLDRVASYLKQNNVDYVVYDKILPNPIADHVAEGAKLAKENECDFVIGLGGGSTIDSSKAIAVMAKNPGDYWDYVSGGSGKGMEVKNGALPIVAIPTTAGTGTESDPWAVVTKTETNEKIGFGCKYTYPTLSIVDPELMVSIPPKFTAYQGMDAFFHSVEGYLAVVNQPASDVLALQSISLITENLPKAVENGNNIEARTALAWASTAAGIVESLSSCISHHSMEHAVSAYHPDIPHGAGLIMLSVSYFSFMASKVPDRFVDIAKAMGEEINGATKQEQAMSFIKGLKKLIKNIGMEDLSLSAFGVKEDEVEKLSRNAMDTMGGLFQVDPYKLSLEEVMSIYKNCF
- a CDS encoding site-specific integrase; the encoded protein is MARQKGKRGQIIDKGNGTYLVRVCIGVNDKGVPQYHNKTIHGKKGDAQKYLTQKLRELDTGEFIKENKILLKDYLDKWIEIKKPSIALKTYDSYQKVIRIYIKPYIGDYPISKLTPMIIQDMYNKMTENGLGSRIVIYAHTVLRQALDQAIKWQMLNRNPCDGLTLPKRTQKEMKVLTQEQAKKFLEACVYNRFGVLFELLLITGMRPSEALGLRWGDIDWENNKIILQSTLSRVGKIWELKEPKTKHGRRTIPLPPEIMKDLKEYRKNQLKEKLMAKETLNYEKDKNKFKPEEWEEKLNDPQVYIDYGLVFATDTGKPLDLTNINHRYFKPLLKEAGLPDIRLYDLRHTCATFLFAKNVNPKIVSERLGHSNIGITLDIYSHVLPDMQEEATKKLKDILF
- a CDS encoding ABC transporter permease, encoding MALMQAIKMSLKSIIDNKLRSFLTMLGIVIGVMSVIGLVSLGQGATEGVTSQIKNMGSNLIMVSIMGRGMDTSLSYNQAMSIGDSPYISKISPIMSANAYAKYGNQSYEESINGVNENYISLRNLKLAEGRFILSIDNDTRQKVAVIGSNVASDLFGFTDPLGKTIQLDGNNFTVVGVLASGGSSISNSYDDSIFIPIKTMFVFQRNRGITQIYLSATEEQYVNIAQYHVENMLNTIFKGDTNAYRIMNQSDLLSTVNSVSNTLSMMLGGIAGIALIVGGIGIMNIMLVSVTERTREIGIRKALGAKKKDILLQFMIESLTISGAGGIVGVIFGFIASYLMGHFMNMTVNPSINTIIISFSFSLLIGLFFGMYPANKAAGLKPIEALHYE
- a CDS encoding ABC transporter ATP-binding protein, giving the protein MAENRKENRNVITIKNLSKIYKMGDNIVKALDNINLTVDEGEFVSIVGPSGSGKSTLMNIIGCLDVMTEGEYYLNGNDTRKLNENKLAELRSNEIGFIFQSFNLLQKLSALENVELPMIYKGIPAKERYNRAVELLTMVGLEKRIHHRPTELSGGQQQRVAIARALANNPHLILADEPTGNLDSQSGKEVMKIIKELNERGNTIILITHDINVANQAKRTVKIMDGKIYE
- a CDS encoding HlyD family efflux transporter periplasmic adaptor subunit, which translates into the protein MKRKYIAIIVILIIIAGTTYYFIRKRSTPTVSRTPYVEVTKGNISMTVDGTGNLDTDKRVITLKGSGTVKKVYHKVGDKVKAGELLYQIEDDNLNTQLKDALINVELAQQQLDNDMKSYNDTISKQKIVSQYSGIVDSISVKVGQDVSSGATIATVIDYSTATVKVPFNGSQIKNIKTGQSADVYLYSSYVTVKGTVTDVSTEAVPVNGASYYYVTVSLSNPGALTDGTTAQVTVHTNSGDMRAIENGTLSVKDTNTITSQIQGTVASINVKEGQKISAGTLIATLTTTVDDTTIKKDQLNLQQAQNSYNNIQSQISDLSIYAPIDGTIISQNINEGDELSGSSSSNTSTSSISSSSSSSSSSGSSTSVSNLSSVYDQSETAIIVNNNSYSVDVPIDETDISKIKIGQKATLTTDDLQGETFEGTVIEISSVPTIQNNVASYDVTVSLPYTDKLKLGQTMNVSIIVSEKNNTLMLPIEAVQTNGNSKYVVLYDENSSKNSDSKTKNIKQVTTGIYNDKYIEILSGLSEGDKVLISSSGTSNSTSTNSRNNQRSGFGAIGGGGMPPMK